In a single window of the Zea mays cultivar B73 chromosome 5, Zm-B73-REFERENCE-NAM-5.0, whole genome shotgun sequence genome:
- the LOC100192548 gene encoding Plant Tudor-like RNA-binding protein, with product MKLKNSAVETFKENNMIFTSEGNLHSKKMREDYVASPNQPGVVQTRCKWIIGDVTEVFDRSTWKLGKILKMLKNNYFVIRLADCIQLKEFHISSLRIPRGLEAPQSKPFHAADKATGRGNRRPADGALPGARAADQMGHRAYELGSSGKKRKATADASHHLGRAAAAAHSRNVAAASNPNGGSYPHSSSQAIEDAECSVASCSVDDLYRLGNGGNAKRRPAAAGCLPDDAMSACPCTPGARDGEDEDAAGVHGLELEAYGSTMRALYASGPLTWEQEALLTNLRLSLNISNEEHLLQLRRLLSS from the exons ATGAAGCTGAAAAATAGCGCAGTGGAGACTTTTAAGGAGAACAATATGATTTTCACTTCTGAAGGAAATCTCCACTCTAAAAAAATGAGAGAAGATTATGTTGCTAGTCCAAACCAACCGGGTGTTGTCCAGACAAGATGCAAATGGATAATTGGAGATGTAACTGAGGTCTTTGATCGCAGCACATGGAAGCTTGGAAAGATCTTAAAGATGCTAAAGAACAACTACTTTGTTATCAGGCTTGCTGATTGCATCCAGCTCAAAGAGTTCCACATATCTAGTTTGAGAATCCCACGTGGTCTGGAAGCTCCTCAAAGCAAGCCCTTTCATGCAGCAGATAAG GCCACCGGACGCGGTAATCGTCGACCTGCTGATGGCGCCTTGCCCGGCGCAAGGGCTGCGGATCAAATGGGTCACCGAGCCTACGAGCTGGGGAGCAGCGGCAAGAAGCGGAAAGCAACCGCAGACGCCTCTCACCATCTGGgcagagcagcagcagcagcacattCCCGGAATGTCGCCGCAGCCTCCAACCCGAACGGCGGCAGCTACCCGCACAGCTCTTCACAGGCCATAGAAGACGCCGAATGCTCGGTTGCCAGCTGCAGCGTGGACGACCTTTACCGCCTCGGCAATGGCGGCAACGCCAAGCGTCGCCCCGCCGCCGCAGGGTGCCTCCCTGACGACGCCATGTCCGCGTGCCCGTGCACGCCCGGGGCGAGGGACGGGGAGGACGAGGACGCGGCGGGCGTGCACGGGCTGGAGCTGGAGGCGTACGGGTCGACTATGCGGGCGCTGTACGCGTCGGGCCCGCTGACGTGGGAGCAGGAGGCGCTGCTGACGAACCTGCGCCTGTCGCTCAACATCTCCAACGAGGAGCATCTGCTCCAGCTCAGGCGCCTACTGTCCTCGTGA